A genomic window from Winogradskyella sp. J14-2 includes:
- a CDS encoding FeoB-associated Cys-rich membrane protein, whose protein sequence is MNDIIQNILVFSALLVSIGFLIRKFIWKPKRTSNKSCGSDGCGCN, encoded by the coding sequence ATGAACGATATTATTCAAAACATACTAGTTTTCTCGGCACTACTCGTTTCTATAGGGTTTCTAATCAGAAAATTCATCTGGAAACCTAAAAGAACATCAAACAAATCTTGTGGCTCTGATGGTTGTGGATGTAACTAA
- the feoB gene encoding ferrous iron transport protein B yields MGKQINVALIGNPNTGKTSVFNALTGLNQKVGNYPGITVEKKEGICKLPRGVKAHIIDLPGTYSLNASSLDENVVIELLLNKNDKDFPDVAVVVSDVEHLKRNLLLFTQIKDLEIPCILVINMSDRMAYKGITLDIPYLEKQLNTKIALVSTRKNNGISELKELITSYKELSTEPCMNASSIDETYFNNLRKAFPNQLLYKLWLVITQDVNFGKTDRKIIEDVTNFKTKTKADLKRLQQKETIKRYQFINNTLKKGQTIDLKSAKDLRIKLDRILTHKVWGYLIFGIILLTIFQAIYDWSSVPMDFIDESFAALSEWSKSVLPAGAFTNLITEGIIPGLGGIVIFIPQIAFLFLFISILEESGYMSRVVFLMDRIMRRFGLSGKSIVPLISGTACAIPAIMATRNIESWKERLITILVTPFTTCSARLPVYLIIIALVIPEGRFFGLSYQALTLMLLYLIGFGAAVGAAWILSKVLKIKSKTFFVIEMPNYKVPLVKNVALTVLEKTKAFVFGAGKIILAISIILWFLASYGPGDDFNNAEEIVTEQLASNNLSDEELQQKIASHKLEHSFIGITGRAIEPAIRPLGYDWKIGIAIVSSFAAREVFVGTLATIYSVGSDEEETIKNRMAGEVNPILGGPLFNFASGISLLLFYAFAMQCMSTLAIVKRETNSWKWPLYQLVVMSAFAYIVALVAFQILK; encoded by the coding sequence ATGGGTAAGCAGATTAACGTTGCACTAATAGGAAATCCTAATACTGGTAAAACCTCAGTATTTAATGCTTTAACGGGTTTAAACCAAAAAGTTGGTAATTATCCTGGTATAACTGTTGAAAAAAAAGAAGGCATTTGCAAACTACCTCGTGGTGTTAAAGCACATATTATAGATTTACCCGGAACTTATAGTCTTAACGCCTCTTCGCTAGATGAAAATGTAGTTATTGAGTTATTGCTCAACAAAAACGATAAAGATTTCCCAGATGTTGCTGTAGTAGTTAGCGATGTAGAGCATCTTAAACGTAACCTTTTGCTCTTTACACAGATTAAAGACCTGGAAATCCCGTGCATATTAGTTATTAATATGTCTGATAGAATGGCTTACAAAGGTATCACTCTCGATATTCCTTATTTAGAAAAACAGTTAAACACCAAAATTGCCCTTGTAAGCACCAGAAAAAACAACGGAATTTCTGAACTTAAAGAACTCATAACTAGCTACAAAGAGCTTTCTACAGAGCCTTGTATGAATGCCTCTTCCATAGACGAAACTTACTTTAATAACCTAAGAAAGGCATTCCCAAACCAGTTACTTTACAAGTTATGGCTGGTCATTACACAAGACGTTAACTTTGGTAAAACAGACAGAAAAATTATTGAAGACGTTACCAACTTTAAAACAAAAACTAAAGCCGATTTAAAACGTCTTCAACAAAAAGAAACCATAAAACGCTATCAATTTATAAACAATACTCTCAAAAAAGGGCAAACTATCGATTTAAAATCTGCTAAAGATTTAAGAATTAAACTCGATAGAATTTTGACGCATAAGGTTTGGGGTTATCTTATTTTTGGAATCATCTTACTTACCATTTTTCAAGCAATATACGATTGGTCTAGTGTACCAATGGATTTTATAGACGAATCTTTTGCCGCATTAAGCGAATGGTCCAAAAGTGTTTTGCCAGCAGGTGCATTCACTAACTTAATAACAGAGGGAATTATTCCAGGTTTAGGTGGTATTGTTATTTTTATACCGCAAATTGCCTTCTTGTTTCTCTTTATTTCAATTTTAGAAGAAAGTGGATATATGAGTCGTGTGGTTTTTTTAATGGACCGTATTATGCGACGTTTTGGACTCAGCGGCAAAAGTATAGTTCCATTAATTTCTGGTACTGCTTGTGCAATCCCAGCAATTATGGCCACACGTAATATTGAAAGCTGGAAAGAGCGCCTTATCACCATTTTAGTAACACCGTTTACAACTTGTTCGGCAAGATTACCAGTGTACCTTATTATCATTGCATTAGTAATTCCAGAAGGTAGATTTTTTGGACTAAGTTACCAAGCATTGACTTTAATGCTCTTGTATTTAATCGGTTTTGGTGCTGCAGTAGGAGCCGCATGGATACTGAGTAAAGTGCTAAAAATTAAAAGCAAAACCTTTTTTGTAATAGAAATGCCAAATTACAAAGTACCACTCGTAAAAAACGTTGCGCTTACAGTTCTAGAAAAAACAAAAGCCTTTGTGTTTGGCGCTGGTAAAATTATTTTAGCCATTTCTATAATTTTGTGGTTTTTAGCCTCTTATGGACCAGGAGACGATTTTAATAATGCTGAAGAAATTGTAACAGAACAATTGGCCTCTAATAACCTTTCAGACGAAGAATTACAACAAAAAATAGCATCTCATAAATTAGAACATTCGTTTATTGGCATCACAGGAAGAGCCATAGAACCAGCTATTAGACCATTAGGCTACGATTGGAAGATAGGTATTGCAATAGTATCATCATTTGCAGCACGAGAAGTATTTGTGGGTACACTTGCCACAATTTACAGTGTAGGTAGTGATGAAGAAGAGACAATAAAAAACCGAATGGCTGGCGAAGTCAACCCTATTCTTGGTGGACCATTATTTAACTTTGCCTCTGGGATTTCCTTGCTACTGTTTTACGCCTTTGCAATGCAATGCATGAGTACACTTGCCATTGTAAAACGCGAAACCAATTCTTGGAAATGGCCCTTATATCAATTAGTAGTAATGAGTGCTTTTGCTTATATTGTAGCATTAGTTGCATTCCAGATATTAAAATAG